The nucleotide window AAGTCGCGGGCCGCCGAACCGGGCTTGGCCTTGCGCGCGCGCTGGAACCACGCGTGCTGGTCCGAGGTGTGGTTGATGACCAGTTCGGTAATCACCCGCAGACCGCGTTTGTGGGCCTCGGAAATGAAGCGTTTGGCATCGGCCATCGTGCCGTAGTCAGCGTGCACGCCACGGTATTCGGCGATGTCGTAGCCGTCGTCACGTCGTGGCGAGGGGTAGAACGGCAACAGCCAGATGGTGTTGACGCCCAGATCGGCGATGTAATCGAGTTTGGCGATAAGGCCGGGAAAGTCGCCGATCCCGTCATTGTTGGAGTCGAAAAAAGACTTAACGTGAACCTGGTAGATCACCGCATCCTTGTACCAGAGCGGGTCCTTGATGAAGGTGGCTGACCTGGGTTTCTTCGCCATTTGAAACTCCTGTTAATACTAGAGAACGCCTTGGCCGAGATCGTTCCCACGCTCTGCGTGGGAACGATCATGACGGTGCGGTAATCCTCCAAATCCCGAACGGCAGATGCCACGGTTCGATCCGCATGAACTGGTACTTACCGTGCCAGGTCCAGCGATGGCCGCTCATCAAGTCTTCACCCTGGGTGCTGGCGTCGTCAGGCAGGCCCATTTCCCACAGCGGCAATTCGAAATTCGCTTCCTGGGCGTTGTGCGGATCGAGGCTGACGGCCACCAGAATGAAATTGCTGCCATCAACGCTGCGTTTGCCGAAGTACAGAATGTTGTCGTTCCAGGCGTTGTAGACCTTCAGGCCCAGGTGCGTGTGCAACGCCGGGTTCTGCCGACGGATACGGTTGAGCTGGGCGATTTCGGCAATGATGTTGCCCGGCGCGTTGTAATCCCGTGGGCGGATTTCGTACTTCTCGGAATTGAGGTACTCCTCCCGCCCTGGCACCGGCGCCGCTTCACACAGTTCGAAACCCGAATACATGCCCCACAGCCCGGAGCCCATGGTCGCCAGCGCGGCACGAATCAGAAAGCCGGCACGCCCGGACTCATGCAGGAACGCCGGGTTGATGTCTGGCGTGTTGACGAAAAAATTCGGCCGGTAGCATTCCCGCCATGGCGACTCGTTGAGTTCGGTGAAATAGGTCGCCAGCTCGGTCTTGGTGTTGCGCCAGGTGAAATAGGTGTAGCTCTGGGAGTAACCGACCTTGCCCAAACGCGCCATCATCGCCGGCGTGGTAAAGGCTTCGGCCAGGAAGATCACCTCGGGGTACAGCGCTCGCACATCGGCGATCAGCCACTGCCAGAACGGCAACGGTTTGGTGTGAGGGTTGTCGACGCGAAACAGCTTCACGCCCTCCTCGACCCAGCCCACCACGATGTCCCGCAACTCGGTCCACAGGCTGGGAATCGCGTCCACGGCATAGAAATCGACGTTGACGATGTCCTGGTATTTCTTCGGCGGGTTCTCGGCGTATTTGATCGTGCCGTCCGGCCGCCAGTTGAACCAGCCCGGATGTTGTTTGAGCCACGGGTGATCCTGGGAACACTGAATCGCAAAGTCGAGGGCCACTTCCAGCCCATGCTCGGCGGCGGCCGCGACCAGCCGGCGAAAGTCCTCGCGGCTGCCCAGTTCCGAGTGAATCGCCTCATGCCCGCCCTCTTCGCTGCCGATGGCGTAAGGGCTGCCCGGATCGTCAGGGCCGGCGGTCAACGAATTGTTCGGGCCTTTGCGGTAGCTGCGGCCGATCGGGTGAATCGGCGTGAAGTACAGCACGTCGAAGCCCATGTCCTGGATCATCGCCAGCCGCGCATGCACATCGTTGAAGGTGCCGTGACGGGCCGGGTCATTGGTGATCGAGCGCGGAAACAACTCATACCAACTGGCGAACTGCGCCAACTCCCGCTCCACGTCCACCGGGTATTCAGGGCTCAGGCTCAGGAAGGGACGATGGTCGGCCCGGGCCATCAAGTCCGCGCTGTGTTGGTGCAGAAACAAGGCGACCTGCTCGGTTTCGAGCAGACTGGACAGCTCATGGTGCAACGCCGCCAGTCGTTCGCTGAGTTGGCCGTCGCTGCGTTCGGCCGCCTGCTGGACGTGAGTGCGCCCTTCCTGCAACTCCAGGCTGACCGAGACGCCAGCAACGTGCTTTTTTTCCAGCTCATAACAAAAGCTGGCGTACTGATCGATCCAGGCTTCGAGACAGAACGCATAGCGGCCCTGCTGCTCGACACAGAACTGGCCCTGCCAGCCGTTATTGCCCAACTCGGCCATCACCTCGCTCTGCCAGGTGTCGTCGCCCTCGGCACGCCAGCGAATGCGCACGGCCAGTTTGTCGTGACCGTCGGCAAATACCTTGCTGGTCACCACCACGTCCTGGCCGACCACGGCTTTAACGGCGAATTGCCCGCCATCGAGGGTCGGCATGGTGTTTTCAATCACGATCCGCGGCAGCAGTAAGGCCTGCGACAGCGGTATATGGGGGTTGTAGCTCAGCTCTGTGGGTTTTTCAGCAGTCATCGAGCATCTCTCCTTTACGCCCCAAGGACGCTCTTGTGCCTGGTCGTCGTTCACGCGGAGCGGTCTGCCCCGACATGAACTCACTTAAGTTCCGAGCCGCAGGCACCGGTAAAAGTTCAGAGGGATTTGCCAAGTCTTTCGGGGAATCAAATTCCCCGCGTACAGGTCAACCCACTTAAGCACGACTCACGCCATCTGCCACTGTAGACGGTCGTGAACCCATGAACCGATGGGCGGGGGCGGTCCTTTTACAGCAGGGTGCCCGCCATTAATCGGTTGCACAGAACGATAACCGACAGATGGGTCCTAACCCTTAAGAATCCGTAGAAAAGGGACACCCCCATGACCGTGCGCATCGACAACCAGACCTGCTTTTTCATCACCGAGAACAGCGAAGAAATTCGTCTTTGCCCCGATGTCACCATCATCACCGACGGGGAAAAATCCATGTCGGCGGTCGACCTCGACGGCCAGCGCTTCTACATCACCGAAGCAGAAGCCGATGCATTGACCGTAGCAGGCGCCGTGGACGGTCGCCGGCACTTGAAGGCCACGGACAGTGATTCGGTGATTTGACTGACCCGCACAATACACGCCGCAAACACCTGTCACAGGCGTTTGCAGCCCGCCCTTGCGGGTGCATCAAGTTGTCGCAGGCGGGTGCGGGCAATCCATCTGATCCGCTTTTTATTGCGTTAGCTGAGTCTGTTATGCAAACAGATCGCTGGTCATAGTGCTCAGGCCTGATGGAGGCTGATGAGCGAAAGACCATGAGCAATAGAATCCCCGTCCGAACCGTTGAGCCTGCCTCATTTATAAAAAGCAATGAGTCTTTGCGTCCAAAGATAAAGGCCAAGTCCAGCGACAACCTGATCCACACCCGCAGCTTCACCGGTTTGTTCCGCACCCTGCGCATGAGCGGCGCGGGGTTTCTGTTTCTGCTGTTCTTCGGCACGGTGTGGCTGAACTGGGGTGGTCGCCAGGCGGTGCTCTGGGACCTCTCCGAAAGCAAATTCCACATCTTCGGCGCGACCTTCTGGCCACAGGATTTCATCCTGCTCTCGGCGCTGCTGATCATCGCCGCGTTCGGTCTGTTTGCGATCACCGTGTTCGCAGGCAGAGTCTGGTGCGGCTACACCTGCCCGCAGAGCTCCTGGACCTGGATCTTCATGTGGTGCGAAAAAATCACCGAAGGCGAACGCAACCAGCGAATCAAGCTGCAAGCCGCTCCCTGGGGCCTGAACAAACTGCTCCGCCGCTCGGCCAAACACACCTTGTGGCTGGCGATCAGCCTGCTCACCGGCTTGACCTTTGTCGGCTACTTCACGCCGATCCGGCCCTTGGCCGAAGAACTGCTGACCTTGCAAATCGGCGGCGTCAGCCTGTTCTGGGTGCTGTTCTTCACCGGGGCCACTTACATCAATGCCGGTTGGCTGCGCGAAGCGGTGTGCATGCACATGTGCCCGTATGCGCGGTTCCAGAGCGTGATGTTCGACAAGGACACCCTGACCATTTCCTACGACGTGGCCCGCGGTGAAAACCGTGGCCCACGCAAACGTGAGGTGAAACCTGCCGAGGTCGGACTGGGTGATTGCATCGACTGCCAATTGTGCGTGCAGGTCTGCCCGACCGGCATCGACATCCGCGACGGCTTGCAGATGGAATGCATCGGTTGCGCCGCCTGCATCGATGCCTGCGATTCGATCATGGACAAAATGGGCTACGCCCGTGGGCTGATCAGCTACACCTCGGAGCATCAATTGCAAGGTGGCAAGACCCACCTGCTGCGCCCGCGGCTGATCGGTTACACCATGGTGCTGCTGGTGATGATCGGCGCCCTCGCCCTGGCGCTGGTGGAACGGCCGATGGTGTCGCTGGACGTGAGCAAAGACCGTGGCCTGTTCCGCGAGAACAGTGAAGGCCAGATCGAAAACATCTACAGCCTGAAGGTCATCAACAAGACCCAGCAACGTCAGGATTATCAATTGACGCTGGTCGATGGCGACGGCTTCCAGTTGCAAGGCAAGACCGAACTGAGCCTGGCCCCCGGAGAGATCGTCGACGTACCGGTATCGGTGGCGATGACCACGGAACGGCCGAGCAGCAGCTCACAGACGATCAGTTTCAAGATTGTCGACAGCGATGAGCCGGACATCTACAGCGTGGCCAACAGCCGGTTTGTTGCACCGATGAACCGTTGAGCCTTTAAGATGCAGTCCTTTGTCAGATGCGGTCCCCTGTGGCGAGGGAGCTTGCTCCCGCTGGGGTGCGAAGCGCCCCCAAAATTTTACGACTGCTACGCAGCCGAGCGGGAGCAAGCTCCCTCGCCACAACAGTGCACAAACTTGAATAACTTCAAACCGGGCCTTCGATGAAACGCTACGAAAAATTCGCCGACGACATCGCTGAACTGATCCGCTCCGGCGTTCTCGGCCCCGGCCAGCGGGTGCCGTCGGTGCGCTACGCCAGTCAGACCTACGGCGTCAGCCCGTCCACGGTGTTCCAGGCCTATTACCTGCTCGAACGTCGCGGCCTTATCCGCGCCCGGCCGCGTTCCGGCTACTTCGTCAATGCGCATGCACCGAGCCCGTTCTCGGAGCCGGTGATCAGCAGCCAGGTCAACGAGTCCACCGAAGTCGACGTCAGCGAGCTCGTGTTCTCGGTGCTGGACTCGATCAAGGACCCGACCACCGTGCCCTTCGGCTCGGCCTTCCCCAGCCCCACGCTGTTCCCGCTGCAACGGTTGTCCCGCTCACTGGCCAGTGCCGCCCGGGAGATGGACCCGCGCATGGTGGTCACCGACATGTCACCGGGCAACCCGCAGTTGCGCCGACAAATCGCCCTGCGCTACATGGTCGGCGGGCTGATGCTGCCGATGGAAGAACTGCTGATCACCAACGGTGCGCTGGAAGCACTGAACCTGTGCCTGCAAGCCGTGACGGAGCCTGGCGATCTGGTGGCCATCGAAGCCCCGGCGTTTTACGCCAGCCTGCAAGTGCTGGAACGGTTGAAGCTCAAAGCCGTGGAAATTCCCGTCCACCCGCGAGACGGCATTGACCTCGGCGTATTGGCGCAAACCCTGGAACGGCATCCGATCAAGGCCTGCTGGTGCATGACCAGTTTCCAGAACCCCATGGGCGCGACCATGCCCGAGGCGAAGAAGCAGGAACTGGTGGAGCTGCTGCGCAGCCATCAGGTGCCGCTGATCGAGGATGACGTTTACGCCGAACTCTATTACGGCCAACAGGCGCCAAAACCGGCCAAGGCTTTCGATACCGAAGGGCTGGTGATGCACTGCGGTTCGTTCGCCAAGAGCCTGGCCCCCGGTTACCGCATCGGCTGGGTCGCCGCCGGGCGCTATGCGCAGAAGATCGAACGCCTGAAACTCATGACCTCACTCTGCGCCTCGATGCCCGCCCAGGCGGCCATCGCCGATTACCTGCAACACGGCGGCTACGACCGACACCTGCGCAAACTGCGCTACGCCCTGGAAGAACAGCAAAGCGCCATGCTCGCCGCCATCGCCCGCTACTTCCCGGCCCAAACCCGCGTCAGCCAACCGGCCGGCGGCTACTTCCTGTGGCTGGAGCTGCCACCGCAGATGGATTCGCTGAAGTTGTTCCAGATGGCATTGGCGCAAGGGATCAGCATTGCCCCAGGGCCGATCTTTTCACCGACCCAGCGGTTCAGGAATTGTATTCGGTTGAATTACGGCAGCCCGTGGACTGAGGATTCGGAAAAGGCAATGGAGACGTTGGGGAGGATTGTGCGGTCGTTCTAAAGGCTCAATGGCGTCTGAGCTATCGCCTTCGCGAGCCCGCTCCCACAGGGGGTCGGTGGTGTTCACAAATGATGTGTTCACCAACGCCCCCTGTGGGAGCGGGCTTGCTCGCGAAGAGGCCAGATCAGACAACAAAGCATCTTAACGATTAACGCCCACCACCGAGGTCGACGAAAGTCCCGGTCGCATACGACGCTTTATCCGACAACAACCACACAATCGCCTCCGCCACTTCATCCGGCCGCCCACCGCGCGCCATTGGTATTGCCGACTCAAGCTTGCTGACCCGGTCCGGATCACCGCTCAAGGCATGGAAATCGGT belongs to Pseudomonas sp. B21-015 and includes:
- a CDS encoding alpha-1,4-glucan--maltose-1-phosphate maltosyltransferase, with the translated sequence MTAEKPTELSYNPHIPLSQALLLPRIVIENTMPTLDGGQFAVKAVVGQDVVVTSKVFADGHDKLAVRIRWRAEGDDTWQSEVMAELGNNGWQGQFCVEQQGRYAFCLEAWIDQYASFCYELEKKHVAGVSVSLELQEGRTHVQQAAERSDGQLSERLAALHHELSSLLETEQVALFLHQHSADLMARADHRPFLSLSPEYPVDVERELAQFASWYELFPRSITNDPARHGTFNDVHARLAMIQDMGFDVLYFTPIHPIGRSYRKGPNNSLTAGPDDPGSPYAIGSEEGGHEAIHSELGSREDFRRLVAAAAEHGLEVALDFAIQCSQDHPWLKQHPGWFNWRPDGTIKYAENPPKKYQDIVNVDFYAVDAIPSLWTELRDIVVGWVEEGVKLFRVDNPHTKPLPFWQWLIADVRALYPEVIFLAEAFTTPAMMARLGKVGYSQSYTYFTWRNTKTELATYFTELNESPWRECYRPNFFVNTPDINPAFLHESGRAGFLIRAALATMGSGLWGMYSGFELCEAAPVPGREEYLNSEKYEIRPRDYNAPGNIIAEIAQLNRIRRQNPALHTHLGLKVYNAWNDNILYFGKRSVDGSNFILVAVSLDPHNAQEANFELPLWEMGLPDDASTQGEDLMSGHRWTWHGKYQFMRIEPWHLPFGIWRITAPS
- a CDS encoding DUF3203 family protein produces the protein MTVRIDNQTCFFITENSEEIRLCPDVTIITDGEKSMSAVDLDGQRFYITEAEADALTVAGAVDGRRHLKATDSDSVI
- the ccoG gene encoding cytochrome c oxidase accessory protein CcoG; the protein is MSNRIPVRTVEPASFIKSNESLRPKIKAKSSDNLIHTRSFTGLFRTLRMSGAGFLFLLFFGTVWLNWGGRQAVLWDLSESKFHIFGATFWPQDFILLSALLIIAAFGLFAITVFAGRVWCGYTCPQSSWTWIFMWCEKITEGERNQRIKLQAAPWGLNKLLRRSAKHTLWLAISLLTGLTFVGYFTPIRPLAEELLTLQIGGVSLFWVLFFTGATYINAGWLREAVCMHMCPYARFQSVMFDKDTLTISYDVARGENRGPRKREVKPAEVGLGDCIDCQLCVQVCPTGIDIRDGLQMECIGCAACIDACDSIMDKMGYARGLISYTSEHQLQGGKTHLLRPRLIGYTMVLLVMIGALALALVERPMVSLDVSKDRGLFRENSEGQIENIYSLKVINKTQQRQDYQLTLVDGDGFQLQGKTELSLAPGEIVDVPVSVAMTTERPSSSSQTISFKIVDSDEPDIYSVANSRFVAPMNR
- the mapR gene encoding GntR family transcriptional regulator MpaR (MapR regulates genes involved in Pseudomonas quinolone signal (PQS) production and anthranilate metabolism); this translates as MKRYEKFADDIAELIRSGVLGPGQRVPSVRYASQTYGVSPSTVFQAYYLLERRGLIRARPRSGYFVNAHAPSPFSEPVISSQVNESTEVDVSELVFSVLDSIKDPTTVPFGSAFPSPTLFPLQRLSRSLASAAREMDPRMVVTDMSPGNPQLRRQIALRYMVGGLMLPMEELLITNGALEALNLCLQAVTEPGDLVAIEAPAFYASLQVLERLKLKAVEIPVHPRDGIDLGVLAQTLERHPIKACWCMTSFQNPMGATMPEAKKQELVELLRSHQVPLIEDDVYAELYYGQQAPKPAKAFDTEGLVMHCGSFAKSLAPGYRIGWVAAGRYAQKIERLKLMTSLCASMPAQAAIADYLQHGGYDRHLRKLRYALEEQQSAMLAAIARYFPAQTRVSQPAGGYFLWLELPPQMDSLKLFQMALAQGISIAPGPIFSPTQRFRNCIRLNYGSPWTEDSEKAMETLGRIVRSF